A region of Desulfolithobacter dissulfuricans DNA encodes the following proteins:
- a CDS encoding cyclic nucleotide-binding domain-containing protein, whose product MDTSSAQGGVAQISPLIQLPLRLYSAVRTVGIYPPANPQVQKSLESLCTCLAELFPDHKNGITIGVSGQKLLVNDLVLPEKDQQRPQIQGMASLLYRLQIDAITFRPGITRGECETLLNHLAQGISTQQLTPSSGASLQELPLAHVIINGKRYVALQGDERVVDKDTATGTGSGEQAGSKKTGEWLARLLDGELDVLAKPACASALPAQLAVLLNQNQEQKADRLLGQLVTGLHDASGQIRKHASQALAGAVKFLTLHQDWSRIEKLLPALAASLALETTDGATARALILHLGPFIAHLMDSGRYDEAYDVLRQLRDTIADLTDDREQLQGALERVVETIATPSRLEWLVEEYLHQKEQRRKAGRLLSVLGRPAAGWLINVLGQSKDRSERRLLLALLLEIGPAARDELLERLNRDAPWYLLRNIIRLLGEIGDGPCMDAILPYFAHKDLRVKKEVLVAAGKIAGPGLNDFLLYALQHGPRQLLGTVITLIGETGDDRFVTPLYELLEHNPFTNQSHRGELERKICRAMGRIGSKKAIPALKGILARRKTPGSTPDKVCETAEIALARIQARNRPGDETSRGAGSTGNSLASEDGIQRREQEIFALAARGETDKAKKKLVDLVLACARNQDFTNAERLRDRIYEIDPLALREIIRTGEIIEQEKAGAISRDHLEVWADLMDELTTEEFTAIYHELEERSFQPEETIVSQGDINDELFFINQGSIRVSYLRNGRELFIKTLGSGDLAGENFFNASLWTVTLTALSPVSLSVLRRKSFARWHEEFPGLESKLQDFYNRFNDIQSLLKKKNLDRRTYRRFELSRKIQVQMIDARGRKLGRAFRGSLSDISRGGLAFLVRISKKENGRLLLGRTMRLSIPTSDSAELMHLTGTVIGVQPFHLPESDYSIHIRFDEDLDQATLQRILG is encoded by the coding sequence ATGGATACATCCTCGGCACAAGGCGGCGTGGCTCAGATTTCTCCTCTTATCCAGCTGCCCCTGCGGTTGTACTCTGCGGTGCGTACGGTGGGCATCTACCCGCCAGCCAATCCCCAGGTCCAGAAAAGCCTGGAAAGCCTCTGTACCTGTCTGGCCGAGCTTTTTCCAGACCATAAAAACGGGATAACCATCGGCGTCTCCGGTCAGAAGCTGCTGGTCAACGACCTGGTCCTGCCGGAAAAGGATCAACAGCGGCCCCAGATCCAAGGAATGGCCTCCCTGCTGTACCGGCTGCAGATCGATGCGATCACCTTCCGCCCGGGTATCACCCGTGGTGAATGCGAAACCCTGCTCAACCACTTGGCCCAGGGAATTTCCACGCAACAGCTCACCCCTTCTTCCGGCGCGTCCCTCCAGGAACTGCCCCTGGCCCACGTCATCATCAATGGCAAACGCTACGTTGCCCTGCAGGGTGATGAACGGGTGGTCGACAAGGACACGGCGACCGGCACCGGTTCTGGAGAGCAGGCTGGGTCGAAAAAAACTGGAGAATGGCTCGCCCGTCTGCTTGACGGCGAGCTGGACGTGCTGGCAAAGCCGGCCTGTGCCTCGGCGCTGCCGGCCCAGCTGGCGGTGCTGCTCAATCAGAACCAGGAGCAGAAGGCTGACAGGCTGCTTGGTCAGCTGGTAACAGGCCTCCATGACGCCAGCGGCCAGATCCGTAAACACGCGAGCCAGGCCCTGGCCGGGGCAGTCAAGTTCCTCACTCTCCACCAGGACTGGTCAAGAATTGAAAAACTGCTTCCCGCCCTGGCAGCATCTCTTGCCCTGGAAACAACGGATGGGGCCACGGCCCGGGCCCTGATCCTTCACCTGGGACCATTCATAGCCCATCTCATGGACAGCGGACGCTACGACGAGGCCTATGATGTCCTGCGGCAGCTTCGGGATACCATTGCAGATCTCACGGATGACAGGGAACAGCTCCAGGGGGCGCTGGAACGGGTTGTGGAGACCATTGCCACCCCATCCCGACTGGAGTGGCTGGTTGAGGAATACCTGCACCAGAAAGAGCAGCGCCGGAAGGCTGGCAGGCTTCTGAGTGTACTGGGCCGGCCTGCGGCCGGCTGGCTCATCAATGTCCTGGGTCAGAGCAAGGATCGCTCGGAGCGCCGGTTACTGCTCGCCCTGCTCCTGGAAATCGGCCCGGCGGCCCGGGATGAACTACTGGAACGACTGAACCGGGACGCCCCCTGGTATCTGCTGCGCAACATCATCAGGCTGCTTGGCGAAATCGGCGACGGACCATGCATGGACGCCATCCTTCCCTACTTTGCGCACAAGGACCTGCGGGTCAAGAAAGAGGTCCTGGTCGCGGCCGGAAAAATTGCCGGGCCGGGACTCAACGATTTCCTCCTCTACGCCCTGCAACATGGTCCCCGGCAGCTGCTCGGCACCGTGATCACTCTGATCGGCGAGACCGGAGACGACCGTTTCGTGACCCCGCTCTACGAGCTCCTGGAGCATAATCCCTTTACCAACCAGAGCCACCGGGGTGAATTGGAGAGGAAGATATGCCGGGCCATGGGCAGAATCGGATCGAAAAAGGCGATCCCGGCCCTGAAGGGAATCCTTGCCCGGAGAAAAACACCAGGATCAACCCCTGACAAGGTCTGTGAAACCGCGGAGATTGCCCTGGCCCGCATCCAGGCCAGGAACCGACCCGGGGATGAAACCAGCCGGGGTGCCGGATCTACCGGCAACAGCCTGGCTTCCGAAGACGGGATACAGCGCCGTGAACAGGAAATCTTTGCCCTGGCGGCCAGGGGAGAAACGGACAAGGCCAAAAAGAAACTGGTCGATCTCGTCCTTGCCTGTGCCCGCAATCAGGATTTTACCAATGCCGAACGTCTCAGAGACCGCATCTACGAAATCGATCCTCTGGCGCTGCGGGAAATAATCCGAACCGGGGAAATTATCGAACAGGAAAAAGCCGGCGCCATCAGCAGGGATCATCTGGAGGTATGGGCCGACCTGATGGATGAACTGACCACGGAAGAGTTCACCGCCATCTATCATGAACTTGAGGAACGAAGCTTCCAGCCCGAGGAGACCATTGTCTCTCAGGGGGATATCAACGACGAACTCTTCTTCATCAATCAGGGCAGCATCAGGGTTTCCTATCTCCGGAATGGCAGGGAGCTGTTTATCAAGACGCTTGGCAGCGGTGACCTGGCCGGAGAAAATTTTTTCAATGCCTCCCTCTGGACCGTTACCCTGACGGCTCTCTCGCCGGTCAGCCTCTCGGTGCTGCGGCGCAAGAGCTTTGCCCGCTGGCACGAAGAGTTCCCTGGCCTGGAATCCAAGCTGCAGGATTTCTACAACCGGTTCAATGACATTCAGTCGCTGCTGAAGAAAAAAAACCTGGACCGCCGTACCTACCGCCGCTTCGAGCTCTCGCGCAAGATACAGGTCCAGATGATCGACGCCCGGGGAAGAAAGCTGGGCCGGGCGTTCAGGGGCAGTCTCAGCGACATTTCCCGCGGCGGCCTTGCCTTCCTGGTCCGGATTTCAAAAAAAGAAAACGGCCGCCTGCTCCTTGGCCGGACAATGCGCCTCTCCATTCCGACCAGCGATTCTGCGGAGCTGATGCATCTCACCGGCACCGTCATCGGTGTCCAACCCTTCCATCTGCCGGAGAGTGACTACTCCATCCACATCAGATTTGACGAGGATCTTGACCAGGCGACTCTCCAACGGATCCTCGGCTGA
- a CDS encoding tRNA pseudouridine synthase A — MSGEERNIRLCLAYDGTGYSGWQRQPEARTVQATVEACLKRMTSEEVTLHGAGRTDAGVHALGMVANFHTRTSIPVHGLWRGLNAMLPADIQILKVQEADPRFHSRYSATGKAYRYDLYTGPVQQPTRRLYETHVPCRFALDQVLRCLALLRGTHDFSSFEARGSRNPACTNGRGAVRTLFHCSCTPDQSRKAGVFGFWAMVFSATWCVIWSAPCCWWPGAR, encoded by the coding sequence GTGAGCGGAGAAGAGCGAAACATCAGGCTCTGCCTTGCCTATGACGGCACCGGCTACTCTGGCTGGCAGCGACAGCCAGAGGCCCGCACCGTTCAGGCCACCGTGGAGGCCTGCCTGAAACGCATGACCTCAGAGGAGGTCACCCTCCACGGTGCCGGCCGGACCGATGCCGGAGTCCACGCTCTCGGCATGGTGGCCAACTTCCATACCCGCACCTCCATTCCGGTACACGGCCTGTGGCGGGGTCTCAACGCCATGCTGCCGGCCGACATCCAGATCCTGAAGGTCCAGGAAGCCGATCCCAGGTTCCACAGCCGCTACAGCGCCACCGGCAAGGCGTACAGGTATGACCTCTATACCGGACCTGTCCAACAGCCCACCAGGAGGCTGTATGAAACCCATGTCCCCTGTCGCTTTGCCCTGGATCAGGTCCTGCGCTGCCTGGCGCTGCTCAGGGGCACCCACGACTTCTCGAGCTTCGAGGCCAGGGGTTCCCGCAATCCGGCCTGTACAAACGGACGGGGAGCCGTGCGGACCCTGTTTCACTGCTCCTGCACCCCGGACCAGAGCCGGAAAGCTGGAGTTTTCGGTTTCTGGGCGATGGTTTTCTCCGCCACATGGTGCGTAATCTGGTCGGCACCCTGCTGCTGGTGGCCCGGGGCCAGATGA
- a CDS encoding TIGR03013 family XrtA/PEP-CTERM system glycosyltransferase — protein MVISTAVFWTSYWVICGILLGWRLLYYMILKKRLFSRPIIMIGTGKIASEIAREIEGRADSGYKIASFIGNSLPHCNPNQVSVLPQASHLLPLCYAHEAKRIIVALDDRRGTMPIEQLLECKLQGIVIEEGITFYESITGKILVENVNPAWLIFSEGFQKSRIRYLVKRVLDIVLSVVGLTVSLPVTIPIAILIKLESPGPVFYLQERVGEKGRVFKVIKFRSMRQDAEKNGAVWARQNDSRVTRVGGFIRKVRIDEIPQMWNVLKGEMSFVGPRPERPMFVERLTESIPYYSLRHSVKPGITGWAQVCYPYGASEEDALRKLEYDLYYIKNLSIFIDLLVIFRTIKTVLFQKGSR, from the coding sequence ATGGTGATCTCCACAGCCGTGTTCTGGACCAGCTACTGGGTGATCTGCGGCATCCTGCTGGGCTGGCGGCTACTCTACTACATGATTCTCAAAAAAAGGCTTTTCTCCCGGCCGATCATCATGATCGGCACCGGCAAAATTGCCTCGGAGATCGCCAGGGAGATCGAAGGGCGGGCGGATTCAGGCTATAAAATCGCCTCGTTTATCGGCAACTCCCTGCCCCATTGCAACCCCAACCAGGTTTCTGTCCTGCCCCAGGCCAGCCATCTGCTGCCCCTGTGTTATGCCCACGAGGCCAAGCGGATCATCGTTGCCCTGGATGACCGACGGGGTACCATGCCCATCGAGCAACTGCTGGAATGCAAACTGCAGGGCATCGTCATAGAGGAAGGAATCACCTTCTATGAATCCATCACCGGCAAGATCCTGGTGGAAAATGTCAATCCGGCTTGGCTCATCTTCTCCGAAGGATTCCAGAAAAGCCGGATACGTTACCTGGTCAAACGGGTACTTGACATCGTTCTTTCAGTTGTCGGATTGACGGTTTCCCTGCCAGTTACCATCCCCATAGCCATCCTTATCAAACTTGAATCTCCTGGGCCGGTGTTCTACCTCCAGGAACGAGTGGGAGAAAAGGGTCGTGTTTTCAAGGTGATCAAGTTCCGTTCCATGCGTCAGGACGCGGAGAAGAACGGAGCGGTGTGGGCCCGGCAAAACGACAGCCGGGTGACAAGGGTGGGTGGCTTTATCCGCAAGGTGCGCATCGATGAAATCCCCCAGATGTGGAATGTTCTCAAGGGGGAGATGAGCTTTGTCGGCCCCCGGCCGGAACGGCCCATGTTTGTCGAACGCCTCACCGAGTCCATCCCCTATTACTCCCTGCGCCATTCGGTCAAGCCCGGTATCACCGGCTGGGCCCAGGTCTGCTATCCCTATGGCGCCTCGGAAGAAGATGCCCTGCGCAAGCTGGAGTATGATCTCTACTACATAAAGAATCTCTCCATCTTCATCGACCTGCTGGTCATCTTCAGAACCATCAAAACGGTGCTCTTTCAAAAAGGTTCCCGCTGA
- a CDS encoding tRNA lysidine(34) synthetase has translation MKRPLSRAINRRIGRTMHQWDMLAHGDRVLVAVSGGIDSLVLSWLLLHWRSKAPIDFTLHPVHIDTESVDGQPGKAARDVAGELEKIGLPCHVVPSAWQSPLPEDTTLLENQRKDICFQCSSNRRRQLFDTARDLGCNKLALGHHQDDLIETFFINLTSAGNISTMKPRQELFEGRLTLIRPLAGIEKAEIRKIGAAVGVTPVPSSCPLSEQTRRRDVRDVLESLYQLIPGSREHIFAALANVRHEYLLDR, from the coding sequence ATGAAAAGACCCCTCAGCCGCGCCATCAACCGGCGTATTGGCCGGACCATGCACCAGTGGGACATGCTTGCCCATGGAGACCGGGTTCTGGTCGCGGTTTCCGGCGGCATCGATTCTCTGGTGCTTTCCTGGCTGCTTCTGCACTGGCGGTCCAAAGCCCCCATTGACTTTACCCTCCACCCGGTGCATATCGATACAGAAAGTGTCGATGGCCAGCCTGGAAAGGCTGCCCGGGACGTGGCCGGGGAACTGGAGAAGATCGGCCTGCCCTGTCATGTGGTCCCCTCAGCCTGGCAGTCGCCCCTGCCGGAGGACACCACCTTGCTGGAAAACCAGCGCAAGGATATCTGTTTTCAGTGCTCCAGCAACCGCAGACGGCAACTCTTTGATACGGCCAGGGATCTGGGTTGTAACAAGCTGGCTCTGGGCCATCACCAGGATGATCTCATTGAAACCTTTTTCATCAACCTGACCAGTGCCGGCAATATCAGTACCATGAAGCCCAGGCAGGAGCTCTTCGAGGGCCGTTTGACTCTTATCCGGCCACTGGCCGGGATTGAAAAGGCCGAGATACGAAAAATCGGAGCGGCCGTGGGGGTCACTCCGGTTCCTTCCTCCTGTCCCCTGTCGGAACAGACCCGGCGCCGCGACGTCAGGGATGTTCTGGAGTCCCTCTATCAACTGATCCCCGGGTCCAGGGAACACATCTTTGCCGCCCTTGCCAATGTCCGCCACGAGTATCTGCTGGACCGTTAG
- the argC gene encoding N-acetyl-gamma-glutamyl-phosphate reductase, translating to MIRVGIVGASGYTGVELARILSTHPEVEITVATSRQYAGKPLSEVFPSLRDRVQVVCENLQPDELKDRADFFFTAVPHKTAMDIVPPLLAAGKKVVDLSADFRIRDVAVYEQWYQAHSSPELVRQAVYGLPELYRDQICKADLVANPGCYPTSVILGLAPLVRNHLIDPGTLIIDSKSGTTGAGRSASVATLYCEVADGFRPYKVGGSHRHIPEMEQELSALSGNQVTISFTPHLLPVNRGILSTMYARLEKPMTTQALQELYETTYGDEYFVRVCPQPALPATQHVRGSNCCDLAVSLDERTGRVIVMAAIDNIVKGASGQAVQNMNLMLGLAENTGLEGAPFFP from the coding sequence ATGATACGAGTGGGAATAGTCGGGGCTTCCGGATACACCGGTGTCGAGTTGGCACGCATACTGTCCACCCATCCCGAGGTGGAGATCACCGTTGCCACCTCCAGACAGTATGCCGGTAAACCGTTGTCGGAAGTCTTTCCCAGCCTGCGAGATCGGGTCCAGGTGGTATGTGAAAACCTGCAACCCGACGAACTGAAGGACCGGGCGGACTTCTTTTTCACTGCGGTGCCGCATAAAACCGCCATGGATATTGTCCCTCCCCTGCTGGCGGCAGGAAAGAAAGTGGTTGATCTCAGCGCTGATTTCCGTATCCGCGACGTGGCGGTGTACGAGCAGTGGTACCAGGCCCATTCCAGCCCGGAGTTGGTCAGGCAGGCGGTCTACGGGCTGCCCGAACTGTACCGGGACCAGATCTGTAAAGCCGACCTGGTGGCCAACCCAGGCTGCTATCCGACCTCGGTGATCCTGGGCCTGGCACCGCTTGTGCGAAACCATCTCATCGACCCGGGTACCCTGATCATCGACTCCAAATCCGGCACCACCGGAGCCGGACGTTCCGCCTCGGTGGCCACCCTGTACTGTGAAGTGGCCGATGGATTCCGACCCTACAAGGTCGGAGGCAGCCACCGGCACATACCGGAAATGGAACAGGAGCTGAGCGCTCTGTCCGGCAACCAGGTGACCATCTCCTTCACCCCCCATCTCCTGCCGGTCAACCGGGGCATCCTCTCCACCATGTACGCCCGGCTGGAGAAGCCGATGACAACACAGGCGCTGCAGGAACTCTATGAAACCACCTATGGCGACGAGTACTTTGTCCGGGTCTGTCCGCAGCCGGCCCTGCCAGCCACCCAGCATGTCCGGGGCAGCAACTGCTGCGACCTGGCTGTGAGCCTGGACGAACGTACCGGCCGGGTCATAGTCATGGCTGCCATAGACAATATCGTCAAGGGCGCTTCCGGTCAGGCGGTCCAGAACATGAACCTGATGCTGGGCCTTGCCGAAAACACCGGCCTTGAGGGCGCACCCTTTTTTCCGTGA
- a CDS encoding Maf family protein: MTPDVSRPAGPFCSTAPLILASGSPRRQEFLKNLGLDFQVLPAVIDETPEPGENSVHFARRMALEKACQVAGIHPDSYIISADTVVTVRDRILGKPADGEEALAMLTALQDTTHTVITGLCLHHREKKITELQTCSTEVTFARFPETALRAYVATGEPLDKAGGYGIQGIGGFLVRHIRGSCSNVIGLPVSQLVTLLLHHQIVAPCPSREDSL; encoded by the coding sequence ATGACACCCGATGTTTCCCGACCTGCCGGACCCTTCTGCAGCACCGCCCCCCTCATCCTGGCCTCGGGTTCCCCCAGACGTCAGGAGTTCCTCAAAAATCTCGGTCTTGATTTCCAGGTCCTGCCGGCAGTCATCGACGAAACTCCGGAGCCCGGAGAGAACAGTGTGCACTTCGCCCGGCGCATGGCCCTGGAAAAGGCCTGCCAGGTAGCCGGGATCCATCCGGACAGCTACATCATCAGTGCCGACACAGTGGTCACTGTCCGGGACCGAATCCTTGGTAAACCCGCCGATGGTGAAGAGGCCCTGGCCATGCTCACTGCCCTCCAGGACACGACCCATACGGTGATCACCGGCCTCTGCCTCCATCACCGGGAAAAAAAAATCACCGAACTGCAGACCTGCAGCACCGAGGTCACCTTTGCCCGCTTCCCGGAAACGGCACTGCGGGCCTACGTGGCCACCGGAGAACCTCTCGACAAGGCCGGAGGGTACGGCATCCAGGGTATCGGCGGTTTTCTGGTCAGACATATCCGCGGCTCCTGCTCCAATGTCATCGGGTTGCCGGTCAGCCAACTGGTCACGCTCCTGCTCCACCACCAGATTGTCGCTCCCTGCCCCTCCCGTGAGGATTCCCTGTGA
- the rpsI gene encoding 30S ribosomal protein S9 has product MAQDTYYATGKRKSAIARVWLTPGSGNIAVNQQSLEEYFGQIYFEPKVNKPFSITETLEKYDVKATVRGGGKSAQVDALVHGISKALQEMNPEMRIPLKKAGLLTRDPRVKERKKYGQRGARARFQFSKR; this is encoded by the coding sequence ATGGCGCAGGACACATATTACGCAACCGGCAAACGTAAATCCGCTATTGCCCGGGTCTGGTTAACCCCCGGGAGCGGAAACATTGCTGTCAACCAGCAGTCGCTGGAAGAGTATTTCGGGCAGATCTACTTTGAGCCGAAAGTCAACAAGCCTTTCTCCATCACCGAGACGCTCGAAAAATATGACGTCAAGGCCACGGTCAGGGGAGGCGGCAAGTCCGCTCAGGTTGACGCCTTGGTCCACGGCATTTCCAAGGCCCTGCAGGAGATGAATCCCGAGATGCGGATTCCGCTGAAAAAAGCCGGCCTGCTGACCCGTGATCCCCGCGTCAAAGAGCGGAAGAAATACGGCCAGCGTGGTGCCCGCGCCCGCTTCCAGTTCTCCAAGCGTTAA
- a CDS encoding damage-control phosphatase ARMT1 family protein, whose product MDTTLDCLVCFMRQALTTARLSTRDSLLQRRVVNEAGALLSRIDFGLTPPENAVDLYQMIARLTGVEDPFADLKAQGNELALAMRDTVREQIRMAPDPLLAAVRFAIGGNIIDYAAQHSFDVDATMAACLVSPFLLDSTPALVAALDRKPEVLYLADNAGEIVFDGLLVEELLRRDCRVTLVVREGAIINDATMDDVRACGLDGLCPVITSGAVCPGTPLARCSSEFRELFHRADLIISKGMGNYETLSDVVAPLFFLFTVKCQVVAEDIRRRMSLAPGSVKGEGEMVVMEQKQS is encoded by the coding sequence ATGGATACCACTCTGGATTGCCTTGTCTGTTTTATGCGCCAGGCCCTGACAACCGCCAGGCTTTCCACCAGGGATTCGCTGCTCCAGCGGCGGGTGGTCAACGAGGCCGGCGCCCTCCTTTCCCGGATCGACTTCGGCCTGACGCCGCCGGAAAATGCCGTGGATCTCTACCAGATGATCGCCAGGCTTACCGGGGTCGAGGATCCCTTTGCTGATCTTAAGGCCCAGGGTAACGAGCTCGCTCTGGCCATGCGTGATACTGTCCGGGAGCAAATCCGCATGGCGCCGGATCCGCTCCTGGCCGCAGTTCGTTTTGCCATTGGCGGCAATATCATCGATTATGCGGCCCAGCACAGTTTCGACGTCGATGCCACCATGGCCGCCTGCCTGGTGAGCCCCTTTCTCCTGGATTCAACGCCCGCTCTTGTGGCGGCGCTTGACAGAAAACCCGAAGTGCTTTATCTGGCAGATAATGCAGGGGAAATCGTATTCGATGGCCTGCTGGTGGAAGAGCTTTTGCGCCGGGACTGCCGGGTGACGCTGGTGGTACGGGAAGGGGCCATCATTAACGACGCCACCATGGATGATGTCAGGGCCTGCGGGCTGGATGGTCTCTGCCCGGTGATAACCAGTGGGGCTGTCTGCCCGGGGACCCCTCTTGCGCGTTGCAGCAGTGAGTTCAGAGAGCTTTTTCATCGGGCTGACCTCATCATCAGCAAGGGGATGGGCAACTATGAAACCCTCTCCGATGTGGTCGCGCCCCTGTTTTTTCTTTTCACCGTCAAATGCCAGGTGGTGGCGGAAGATATCCGCAGGCGGATGTCGCTGGCGCCCGGCAGTGTGAAAGGGGAGGGCGAGATGGTGGTTATGGAGCAGAAGCAGAGCTGA
- the hisB gene encoding imidazoleglycerol-phosphate dehydratase HisB — protein MTMQVDRRADIHRQTRETDIQLSLVLDGSGSTAIDTGVGFMDHMLTLFAVHGMFDLEITAHGDTVVDDHHTVEDLGICLGQALKQALGDFSGICRYGHAYVPMDETLARVCIDVSNRPCLHYEVPVPDQKVGHFDTALAKEFFRAVSLHGGLTLHADLLHGENSHHILEAVFKAFGRSLSLAVSLHPSLRGQLSSKGTL, from the coding sequence ATGACCATGCAGGTCGACCGCAGGGCCGATATCCATCGGCAAACCAGAGAAACCGATATCCAGCTCAGCCTGGTGCTTGATGGGAGCGGTTCCACCGCCATCGACACCGGGGTGGGGTTCATGGATCACATGCTGACTTTGTTTGCGGTTCACGGCATGTTCGATCTCGAAATTACCGCCCACGGAGATACCGTGGTGGACGATCATCATACGGTGGAAGACCTGGGGATTTGTCTGGGCCAGGCCCTGAAACAGGCCCTGGGTGATTTTTCCGGCATATGCCGGTACGGACACGCCTACGTGCCCATGGACGAGACCCTGGCCCGGGTCTGCATTGATGTCTCCAACCGGCCCTGTCTCCACTACGAGGTCCCGGTTCCGGATCAGAAAGTGGGACACTTTGATACGGCTCTTGCCAAGGAATTCTTTCGCGCCGTTTCCCTGCATGGAGGTCTGACACTCCATGCGGATCTGCTCCACGGGGAGAACAGCCATCATATTCTTGAGGCTGTCTTCAAGGCCTTTGGTCGCTCACTGTCGCTTGCTGTGAGCCTCCATCCATCGCTGCGCGGGCAGCTTTCCAGCAAGGGAACGCTGTAA
- the rplM gene encoding 50S ribosomal protein L13 — MKTYYTPVDEIERKWYVVDADGKVLGRVASEIARRLRGKHKPTFCNFQDNGDFIVVINADKVHLTGNKWDDKKYYRHTGYMGGIKEQSAKEVLAKKPEELIRMAVKGMLPKNKLGRKQLKKLKVYAGSDHPHQAQQPETLDI; from the coding sequence ATGAAAACCTATTACACGCCTGTAGATGAAATCGAGCGCAAGTGGTATGTTGTGGATGCTGACGGCAAGGTGCTGGGGCGCGTAGCCTCGGAAATCGCCCGCCGTCTGCGTGGCAAGCACAAACCTACCTTCTGCAACTTTCAGGACAACGGCGATTTTATCGTGGTCATCAATGCGGACAAGGTGCACCTGACCGGCAACAAGTGGGATGACAAGAAGTACTACCGTCATACCGGCTACATGGGTGGCATCAAGGAACAGAGTGCCAAGGAAGTTCTGGCCAAGAAACCCGAGGAACTGATCCGCATGGCGGTCAAGGGCATGCTGCCGAAAAACAAACTTGGCCGCAAGCAGCTCAAGAAGCTCAAGGTGTACGCTGGCAGTGACCATCCTCATCAGGCACAGCAGCCGGAAACCCTGGACATCTGA
- a CDS encoding Hsp20/alpha crystallin family protein: MATLTQIRQGLGQVWDSMVEGWRALTRRASSAITRFSLPGRTARDSDGMALVETSRRSVGWGVLAAEVFDDSDRVVVRVEAPGMKRDDFDIEVVDDILLIRGEKKIERESTVGQYHLVECAYGSFERAIPLPVPVEPGKARARYRKGVLRIELPKRKEARPRVRQIPIK, encoded by the coding sequence ATGGCAACGTTGACTCAGATTCGTCAGGGACTAGGTCAGGTTTGGGACAGTATGGTCGAGGGCTGGCGGGCCCTTACCCGGCGGGCATCCAGTGCCATAACCCGTTTTTCCCTGCCGGGCAGGACAGCCAGGGACAGTGATGGGATGGCCCTGGTGGAAACCAGCCGGCGGAGTGTCGGCTGGGGGGTCCTGGCGGCCGAGGTCTTTGACGATTCGGACCGGGTGGTTGTCCGGGTGGAAGCGCCCGGGATGAAACGGGATGATTTCGATATCGAGGTGGTGGATGATATCCTGTTGATCCGCGGAGAGAAGAAAATCGAGCGTGAATCCACCGTGGGGCAGTACCATCTGGTCGAATGTGCCTATGGCTCTTTTGAGCGGGCCATACCCCTGCCGGTTCCTGTGGAACCGGGCAAGGCCAGGGCTCGGTATCGGAAGGGAGTCCTGCGCATTGAACTGCCCAAACGCAAAGAGGCCCGGCCCAGGGTTCGTCAGATTCCCATCAAGTAA